ACCCCTGCCCGCAATGCGGCGAGCCGCTCGGAGGCAAGCGCCCCGCGCGTACGAAGTGGACGCAAAGGATGTGGGGAGGCTAGACCTGTCCTGAGTGCGGGTGCGACGTCGATCGGTTTGGAAAGGAACGGGCCAAATAAATGACTCTCCCCACCTAGTGCACGGTCGGAGAACGCGGATGAATGCCGTGCTACGAGGATGCGGGAAGCAATTGTGAAGCTACGGCCGCTCGGCCTCATCGCATTGCTTCGCTAGTTCGGCGGTCAGCTGGGCGAGCGTGGTGAGTTCATACTGCTCACATACCTTACTCATTTTGGTGAGTTCGGCTGACGGGTACTGGTTGCAGTCTGATCGATGTCCATCTAGCAGGATCGCCGACTGCAACAGCTTCCGGTCGTCCGCCGACTGGCAGGCGATGATCTTGCCTTGATACTCAAGCGGGAACAGTTTTTCAGTATCCATGATCCACCTCGATTGCGCCCAGAACTCGAAGTGACCGAAATGCTGCAAGCGGCGCGCCGCAAGGCGACGCGGGCGTCCGTCATAGCGTTTCAATAGCTTCGGCCAATTCCCGGTAGATGCCAGCCGAGCCGACCGGGCTGAAAAACGCGCACGATTGAACGCGGCGCTATGGTGGGGATACGCCGGCAGAAAGATCGTTACTTCCAGGCTCGCGGCCCCCGTATGCCCCTTCTCCATCACTAGCGAACTACGGGAAACAAGGCGGAATTCCGCGAAGTTTGTAACGAAAATACTTCTTCCTCGCTTTGCCAATTAGTGACGCGACGACCACCGTCGCGCAGGGCGCTTCTTCTTGAAAAGCGAGGTCAGAATAATGTTACTTCCAAAACGCAGGCACTTGGCGTTTTCCCTAGCAATGGCCGCGGCCGTGGCTATCCCTTCGACGTCGGAGGCTGGCCGGCTGGGCGACATGATCAGCGGGGGGATGGAGTCGCGAACAGAACTCACGATGCACTGAACGCCGTCGCAGCGATCCCGCCCAGAGTGGTCGATGGGGCTGGCCGCGTCGCCCAGGCGACGGGGCTGCCCGCACTCCCTGCCAACTTGCAGCGAGCTGTCGACGATGTCGCAGCATTGCCGCAGGTGGCGGCAAATATCCCGGTTGGCGCCATCGTGCGGTCGAAAGTCCGCCAGCTTGAGGGCGCCGTCGGCGAAGGGCAGTTGCTCAACGGAGTGGCCGTCGCGGGCGAACAAGTGCTCGCGGGCAACGGGCTCGCGGCCAATGCACTGCAAGCGGCGGGCGCCATTCAAAACGCAGCAATCAATCCGGTTGACGATTTGGCCGCCAACGGCGGCGCGGTTGGCGCCGCGCTCGCTGCCGACGGCCTAGCGGCAGGGATCGTTGACACGGTCGACGCGGCTCAGCCCGACCTCTTGGCGGCTCCGATTCCGTTGGGGACCGTTCGCTCGATCGTCGCCAACCGCCCCCTGAGCGGCGGTGCTTCTGTGGCTCCGTCGCTTGAGTCTGCGTCGATCGCTCCGGCGGAGGAAGCGTTTGTCGAGTCCGCCCCAGTGGAGTCGGCGGAAGCGTTTGCCGCGATCTCAAACGCGGACCTCGTGCTAGAAGACCTGCAACTCGCTGCGAACGCGACGGCGATCGCCGGCCCGGCATACCGCGTCCAGTTTCGCAATCAGGGCTCGGCGCCTGCTCGCGACTTTTACGTCGCCGTGCTCGCCGGAATCGCCGCCACTCCAACGGAAGACGCGCCGCGAGCCGTGCTGCATGTGGCCAGCGTCGCCCCCGGCGAAGCGGTCGAAGCCGTCCTGCGCCTGCCGGCAACCGCGATGCGGATGACCGACGCTAGCGGCGCACGTCGCGAGGACACGTTCATGCCCATCGTCAATGAATACCGCGTTCCCGCCTCGGTCCGCGCTCAAGCGGGATACGTTGCCGCCGGCGCCGCCGCGCAGGAAGACCAGCGACGCTACGCCGACCAACTGGGCGAGCAGCAGCGGCAATTCGATCTTGAGTACCAGTTCCAGCAGGACCAGGCGGCGCTGACCAACCAGTTGCAGCGGTCGCAACTCGACCAGCAGCTGTATCAGTTCAATGCGAACCAATCGCAGAACGCGTACCAGTTCGGAGCTCAGAATCAGCTGCAATGGGCTGGGCTCAATCAGAACGCCAATCGGATCGCAGCTGACATCGACCTGCAGCAACAGGGGATCGATCAGAACGCCTGGCAGGTCGACCGCGAAGCTCAGGCCCGCGAGGCACAGGCAAACGCCGCGGTCGACGCGCAGCGAATGAAGCTGGCCGCGCAACAGCAACAGAAGGTCGAGGAGCGAAACATCGCCCAAGCGATCCGGTCGCAAGAAGCGATCATGAAGTTCCCGTTCACGTCGCAGGCGCAGTTCGACGCGGCGATCAATGGCTGGCAACAGAAGTTCGGCATCGACTGGGATTTCCCAAAGAGAGCTGTTGCCGAGCAGCAAGTGCTCGACGGCGAAGTCCGCAAGCAGAACTTTATCGACTCCTGGTCGCAGTTCACTGGGCTCGACGCAAGCATCATTTCAGGGATGACAGTCGACACACCGTCGGGGCCACAACTCTCCGTCGACCCACAAGTCGTCACCAGCATGGCCAAGGCCAGAATTGACGACGCTCGCCTCCGCGACAATAAGACCAACGAGATTGAGGCGAAGACCAAGTCGAGCGAGGCGATGCTGCAGCAGAAGCAAGCGGAAGCTCGTCAAAAGTATGACGCCGAAGTGAACATCGCCCAGGGAGCTGTAGTCGCCCGCTACCACGAGCTACTGAAAGAAGAGGCCGAGGCGCTCACGGACATGGGCGAGCGTGACCCCGCAACCGGAAAGGCATTTACGGCTCTGACTCTTCCCGACAGCGTCAAGCTCCGCCTTCGCCAGCAGGCGATGCAGGAAAACCCAAAGCCGATCGCGCCGGTGGGACTTAGCGACGGTCTGTAATGTATGTCTTTTGAAGCTCTCCAGGCGCCAATTATGCTGGAACCCAAGCAACTCGCACTTGCGCTCGGCGAAGCCAACGTAACTTTTAGGGATGCCTTCAACGGGTCTCTGGCCTACCTACATACAGGTCGGATTAGAATTGGATATTCCAAAGTCATTCGAGTGACGTCCACGCTGCGATCACCGTTGACGGTAAAGGGCAGGGCGTTCATCGAAGTGCATGGAGACGTCCGCGCTCCAATCGTTCTGCCCGACGGCGGCCTGGTTCTCATTCACGGCAACTTGGACGCGCCACTGAAGACTTCTGGGATAGCCGAGATTGTAGTGGCCGGTAGAGTCGAGCCCGCTGCAGAGATTGAGGCGTCTGAAATTGTGTGGTTGTTCGTCGCCGATGATTTCGACGGCCAGGTGTCCGCGAGAAGCATGGCGACAATGTGCGTTGGAGGTGGCGTCACTGGAGTCATTCGGACTGGCGAACCATCGGCAACTATTGCCATCGGTGGCGACATGTGCGGGGTGATACTACCAGTAGGTACTGCCGGCCTGTTGCGCCTCCAGGTTGGAGGATTCATGTCGGCAGAGGCAATCAGCATTATCGACTCCCTTCGCTACCTTGAGTTCAAGGCTCTGATTGGATCTAGCGACCAACCAGCGGGCGTATATCCTGAGGACGCAGATGAGAAATCAAGCTTGAAAGGCATCGTCAAGCGACGATGGGTGGTGTTAGCAACGGCGTAGAGCGGCGAGGACGTTAGAGGGTTAGCCGTTCGTTTAAGATTGCATCGGACTAGCACGCTGCGACTAATGCTATGGCTGATCTCAATGTCACGCGAGACGCGCAAACCCGATATGCTTAACTTTCCCGTCAATCCGAACTTCGGCGTCGCCTCGATTGATCGCTTGTTTGATCTCCGGGAGCGTAGCGTCGGTCGCCGACAGGTACGTCTCGACATGCTCCAGCGTGTGCGCGACGCTTGGGTAGAATCCGCTGCCGCAGAGAATTCCTCGCTCCAGCATTCTCACGGTGAACAGCGTAGCAAGAGCAGGCGCGTCGGCTGCGTTGAATGCAATGGACGTTAACGCTGGGGGGCCGGAAGTCTTCAGAGGAACGTCGTGAGCGACCGCCAATTGGCGCAAACCTTCTTGAAACTCCAGACCAATCGCACTGACGTGCTCCGGCACGTCGATTTGTGAAAATCGCTGCAGCGTTGCGACCGCCGCCGTCGGTCCGACGCCTTCGGTCCAATAGGTGCTTGAGATAAACGAATCTTGAGCCGCCGACATCGCCGTAGCGCGACCGATGATGGCGGCAATCGGGTGGCCGTTGCCGAGGGCTTTGGCGAACACCGCAATGTCAGGCTGCAGGCCGAGCTTCAAATGAAGTCCTCCGTTCGCGAATCGGAAGCCGGCAGTGATTTCATCAATGACGAGCAGGGCGCCGCTTCGGTCGCATAACTCGCGCACGCCCTCCAAGAAACCAGGTTGCGGAGGCGTGCTCCGCATCGGCTCCATAACCACCGCCGCTAACCGGCCGTTGGCCTGCTTCGCGATCGCCTGCAAAGCCTCCAGATCGTTGTAAGCGAAAGCGGCCGTCGTTCCCGCCAGCTGAACGGGCACCCCGTCGGGCGAAAGACCGCTAAGCAAATGGCCGCCAAGCGCGTCGCTCGCTGCGTCTGTCGTGCGATTCGCGGCGAGATACCAATCATGCCAACCGTGGTAGCCGCAGATGGCTACCACCTCTCGCCGCGTAGAGCTGCGCGCGATGCGCACGGCGGCTGCCATGGCTTCGCCGCCGGTCCGTAGAAATCTTGCTTGCTCAGCCCAGGGGTGTAAGGCTGTCAGACGCTCAGCCAGCTCCACTTCTTCTGGCGCATTTAGAGTCGACATTGCTCCGTCGGCAACTCGCCGTTGCACCGCTTCGGTCACCGTCGGATCAGCGTAACCCAACAAGCAAGAGCCAATCCCCATGAGCGACATATCGAGAAATCGATTGCCATCGAGATCGACGATTTCACAGCCCTTCGCCGATTGATAGTAGGCAGGCCAGCGATCCGGCGCGAACATCTCGGGGCGTTTGCTAAGTAACTGCGTTCCGCCGGGGATCAGTCGCTTAGCACGTGCGTAAAGCTTTTGCGACAAGCGGGTGGAAATTTCTGACATGACAGATCCCAGGTATCAACTAAAGGGAAGCATGGACGACGGAGAACGGAGGGCAAGCAGCAGACATTTAGCGGCGAGATGGCGAGCGAAGACGGGTGACGCTGCATCCTATCGCGCCGCAACCGCAGCCGAACAGCACTGCAGAAGCAGGCTCTGGCACGGCGACCGTCTTAATGCGGAATACGTTGGAGTCGAAGGCAGAGAATGCGTATCTAAACTTTCCGTCCGCCAGCAAAGTTGGTGATGCATCGCTTGGCTCGAATAGCAGTTCCACGCCGGATAGTTCCTTCGTGAAATCAAAAGTCACGTCCATCGAACGGTTATCCAAATTAACGGCCAACAGCAGATAGTCGCCGTTCTGATCTCGCTTCAAGATCGTTCTTATGGGATTCGCAGCAAAATCAGGCGAGTTCGGCGCCGAACGATTGGAGATCGCCACGCCATAAGACAGATCTGCAGGCGCCACCGTCGGCGACAACAAAGCGGGCGTCATCGTACGGATCTCATCGTTAACCGCCGCCACGGCGTACCACAAGTCGCGAGACTGCTGCGCCTGTTGTGGAGTGATCGAAATTTCGTCGGATCGCCTGCCGTAACCGTTCAGCGGTGGATTGGGGGAGATACCGACAAACCCTTGCGCTCGGGCGTGCCAGCTGTCCCACATTTCGTAGTGAATGCCGGTGGCTCCATGAATCAGCGCGCTGTAGACCTTCACCCGCATCTGATCGGGCGTGATGAAGTGGTTCGTCCCTTGCGGATTGTCGAAGACGCCGATTAGCGCCCAAACGGGCTTATCTCCTCGAACCGCTGAATTAGCAGCCGAGATCTGATCAGGCACGCCGATCGGATTGGCTGTCCGCCCCAGCGTCGTCAAGCTGTTTGTGTTGTAGGTAAAGTTGTCTTGCGTCGTGAGATCGCCGGAGGCAGCGAAGTCGGCCCACACCTGCTCGAAGCCGCTAGGCGGCATGTACGAGTCGGTCACAAACACCGGTAAATCGGGAAACTCAGCTTTGATCGAGTTTCGATAGTTCACGAACGTCTGATGCTGACCCCGGACGTCCGACAAGCTACTGGAGGCGAATGTCGGTTCGTCGAGATACTGAATCCCCAACAGGTGCTCGAGCTGCGCCGGCGAACGCTGCTTGAGCGACGCCGCCGTCGGCAGGGCTGCGTGCATCAGCACGACCTGCATATCCATCCTGGTGCCTTCGTTGAGCGAGTCGACCGTGTCGTCGAACCACGGCCAAGCCGTGTTGAATCCTGCCTGCTTCAGCTCGTTCCAATTCGAGTTATCGTAGCCGAGCGCAACGCCCCACATGCCAATAGGGAAGAACGAACGCTGCGGATCGTACTCAGTGAGCGCGCGGCCATTTTTATCCGTGTGCGGCACGATCGAGCGATGCACCGTTTGCACTGGCGATCGCGAAACCTGGTACGGAATTTGAGCTGGGGCTTGCGCCGCGATCATCCCGAAGATAGCGATTGCCCCCAAAGCAATGTGCGACTGTTGCTTCATCGTTGAAAAATCCCAGAGATGTTATGGCGGCTGAATTTGACGGCGTCTCGCCGGCTGCAAGCTATTCGCTAGCGGAACTGGAATGAGTAGAGTTCAGCGTCCCGCAAGACGAAACGCAGCCGAACGACCTGCCCCGCTAGCTCCTTCACCGACGCCGTCCCCTTCCAACGGTAGATCCCATCGATGTCGTTTCCGACTAATTCAACAGCGTCGTCCAACGAGTAGCCCGGCAACGGCTTCCCGTCAGCGTCCTGAATCTCCACGCGCACGTCGCCCGCGGCGGACGTCGAGAAGTTCAGCGACAGATCAGAGCCGTCGAACGTCAACGGCTTCGTCGTCACCTCGCCTCCCTTACGAGATGCGCTGATCGCAGCAAAGCCATCGGTGCGCATCGCGTAACGCCGCAGATGATGCGTCGGCTGGCCGTAACCCGCCTGGACGTACAAGGACATCTCGTCGGGGCCAGAGGGAACGACGTTCAACGCCGGAAAATTAGTCCGCGACACCCAGTTGCTCAGTCCGATGCCTGGCTTGATCAAGGCGTCGGTGAACTTGCGGTCGTACACGGCCCCACCGCGACTCGACATGAACATCACGTCCGATACGTCGCCGAAGTATGACGGATGGACGCCAATCTCCTGCGCCTGCTCGTCGGTGACGACGCGGCGATTGGGGACGAAACGCCCCACGGTCGAGACGTACAGATGCGGGGCGCGAAAGTAGGGCTGCGTCTGCGTAATGTAGAGGTGATCGCTCGGCGTCGTTGAGTTTGTATCGCTATACGACATCAACTCCGGCTCAGACCAGTTAATGAAATCGCCGGATGTCACTCGAGCGGCACTCCGGACGTCGTCGACGTAGACGCGGTAGTAGGCGACGTACTTTCCTTCCGCTTCGGACCAGAAGGCGACGTTTTGCGAGTCAAGCGCGCCGCCGACGATTACCGGCGCCTCGCGCAATTTCTCCCAATGGATGCCGTCGGCCGAAATGTAGGCGACGAGGCCGCGCTGATCGACGCCATGCGCAACTGCCAATGCCTTGAACCTTGCCTCCTTCGACGCCGCAGGATTGGAGTCCAGGAAAGGCGAGAAGTTGTGACTGTTCGGAGCGGCATGAGCCAGGAGGACGTTATTCCGCTTTGAACCGTCGACTTCGAAGAGGCCGAGTTCCGGCTTCGTCCAGCGGACGCCGTCGGTCGATTCCGCGTAGCATGTTACCTCAACGTCCGACTCGTCTTTCCCGGCGACGGGCAAGCCGCGGTAGTAGAGGCTTAACTTGCCGTCATGCGGGATCACCGTCGCGTAGCCTGCAAATGCTCCCTCCCATGGCTTGTCAAAGGCGAGGACTTCGCCGCGATCTTGCGGCTTGCAGAGCCTCCAGTCGACATTCTGTTGCTTCTCGACCAGGCGATCATCGGTGAACAACTCACGCCTTCCGCCGAGCTCAATTGGCTCGGCCCGCGTCGCCTGCGAGATGACGAGGAACGCCAAGCCAGCGGCTAGCCAGCCCCAGCAGTAGCCGCCGATCTGGCGGGAAAGCGAGATGTAACGCCAACGCCCTGTAAGCTTGGAACCGATTTCGAATGGAAAGCCCAATGGCATAGTAAATTCCCCGTAGTTTCCCAACTCAATCGCCGCATCAACAGTGACGCAGCAATGGTGTATAGTTAAGACAGGCCGTTGAGCGACCATCCTAGCTACCACGAATCATTCGGTTAACTAGCGTAAACCACTTTTTTCGGCAATTTAATCAAATAATCATAACTAACTGTTGACTATACAAGATTGCGTCAGTAAATTCCAAACCATGTCGACCGCCGTCCCCCCAAAATTCGAGCTGATCAAGCGGCAAATCATCGCCGACATCGAATCCGGCGCTCTCTCTCCGGGGGACCGCATCGCTTCGGAAACGGAGTTGATGGAGCAGCACGGCGTCGCACGTATGACAGTCGTTCGCTCATTGAACGATATGGTCAACGAGGGCTATGTCGTTCGCGTGAAGGGGAAAGGGACGTTCGTGAAGGTCCACCCAGGCAGCGGCGACGCGC
This sequence is a window from Lacipirellula parvula. Protein-coding genes within it:
- a CDS encoding aminotransferase class III-fold pyridoxal phosphate-dependent enzyme; protein product: MSEISTRLSQKLYARAKRLIPGGTQLLSKRPEMFAPDRWPAYYQSAKGCEIVDLDGNRFLDMSLMGIGSCLLGYADPTVTEAVQRRVADGAMSTLNAPEEVELAERLTALHPWAEQARFLRTGGEAMAAAVRIARSSTRREVVAICGYHGWHDWYLAANRTTDAASDALGGHLLSGLSPDGVPVQLAGTTAAFAYNDLEALQAIAKQANGRLAAVVMEPMRSTPPQPGFLEGVRELCDRSGALLVIDEITAGFRFANGGLHLKLGLQPDIAVFAKALGNGHPIAAIIGRATAMSAAQDSFISSTYWTEGVGPTAAVATLQRFSQIDVPEHVSAIGLEFQEGLRQLAVAHDVPLKTSGPPALTSIAFNAADAPALATLFTVRMLERGILCGSGFYPSVAHTLEHVETYLSATDATLPEIKQAINRGDAEVRIDGKVKHIGFARLA